From the genome of Leifsonia sp. 1010:
CGCGGACGACCGCGAGCACGGAGAATCGTGCGGCGGCGGTGTCCTCATGCTGGCGCACCAGGCTGTTGTCGACCAGCACGGCCAGCGCGGAGAGGACATCGGGCGTGCGGCCGTCGGCCGACACGGCCTGAGCGACGGACTCCGCCGCCTCCAACGAGAAGCTCGCCGAGAACACGCCGAGCTTGGCCAGGAGAGCGCGCTCCGGCGGGTCGAGCAGCTGGGCGCTCCAGTCGATGGTGGCGCGGAGGGTCTTCTGGCGCTCGGGCAGATCGCGAGCACCTCCGACGAGCAGCGGCAGCCGGTGGTCGAGCCGCCGCGCGAGTTCGGCCGGCGGCAGCACCCGCACGCGCGCGGCGGCCAGTTCGAGCGCCAGGGGCACGCCGTCCAGCGCCGAGCAGATCCGGTCGACGTCTCCGCGGTTCGACGTCGTGACCTCGAAATCCGGACGGACGGCGTGGGCGCGTTCCACGAACAGCGTCATCGCGTCGTCCGGCGGCAGAGGGTCGAGCTCGTAGCGCCGCTCGCCGCCGACGCGGAGCAGCGACCGGCTGGTGACGATCGCGGAGACGCCGGGCGCGGCGGCCAGCAGGGAGGTGACGACCGGCGCCGCGGGGAGCGCCTGCTCGAAGTTGTCGAGCACCAGCAGCACCCGGCGGTCCCGCAGTGCGGTGGTGACCTTGTCCACGAGGGGTGCGTCGCCGGTGTCCCGCACCCCGAGGGCCTGCGCGAGGGCACCGACGACACCGGCCGCATCGTGCGCGGGCGAGATGTCGACGAAGACGGCTCCATCGGGGAAGCGGTCGCCGGGATCGGAGGCGGTGGCGATCGCGAGCCGGCTCTTGCCCATCCCGCCGGGACCGGTGATCGTGACGAGGCGCGCGCCGCCGCCGAGCATCGCGCGGACCGCCTCGACGTCGGCCGCGCGCCCGATCAGGCGGGTCAGCGGCGAGGGCAGCGCGGGGGTCGCGCTGGGCGCGGTCGACGCGACCGGATGCGGCGGTGAGGTCGCGAGCCTGCTCAGCTCGAAGCGCTCGGCGAGGAGGGTGGCCAGATCCGCCTCCAGCAGCACCTGCAGCTCCTGCGCCGACTCGATGTACTTGAAGGAGGCGCGGTCGTCGGCGCGGATGCGGTCGAGCAGCTCGGTCAGCCGCGGCTCGCGGCCGGGGGCCGGATCCTTGATGTAGATGAGCCGCGGCAACTGCGGCGGGCACAGGTTGTACTCGTCCTCGAGCCCGGAGACCTGCTCGTCCGGCGCGACCCAGCCGTACCGCTCCCAGTACAGCCCGACGAACACGTCGCTCTGGTCGAGGTAGGCGCGGTACAGCTCGCGCGGGGGATGCGGACGAGCGCCCAGCTCGAACATGACCGGCGCCAGATGCAGGCGCTCGATCGCGGCTCGTGCGGCCCGACGTTCCGGGGCGAGCTCTTTGAGGGTCGAACTGACGAAGACCCGCAGCCGCTGGTCCGGTGTGCGGATCACCCGCGGGGCGCCGTTCATGCACGCATTCTGTTGCACGCACCCCGTGGTGCACCAGAGGTCTGTCTGCGGGCGGCCGTCTCAGCGGCGGCGGCGGGCTCAGTGCGAGCGGCCGGCTCAGTGCGCGCGGCGGGACGACCGGGCGGGGGAGGCCTCGGCCGGAGTCGCCGCCGATGCGGCGGATGTCGTCGCGCGCAGTTCGCGCAGCGCCGCGGCGGACGCCGACCCCGCCTCGGCGTGATAGATCACCAGCAGCTGCCCGTCCGAGTCGCCGATCGGGAGCTTCTGCCTGCTGAGCTCCAGCATCCCGAGCCGGGGGTGGTCGAGCCGCGCGGCGCCCCCGCCGAGCCCGCGCACATCGTGGCGCGCCCACAGCTTGCGGAAGTGCTCGCTGCCGAGCGAGAGCTCGCCGACGAGCTGGGCGATGCGCGGGTCGTCGACGTCGCTGCCGATCGAGGCGCGGAACGACGCGATCAGTCCGGCGGTGGCCTGCTCCCAGTCCGGGTACAGCGCCCGCTCGTCCTCGTCGAGGAAGAGGGAGCGCAGCCGATTCGCTCCGGGGCGGATGCTGGGGGAGAGGGCGGTCGCGAGCGGGTTCGCCGCCAGCACGTCGAACATCCGGTCCTCCACGAACGCGGGAAGCTCGATCACCTCCAGCAGCTGGAGGATGCCCTTCGGCACGGTGCGACGGGCCGCGCGGCGGACGCGCCCGGGCAGCGGCTCGCCCAGGCTCAAGAGGTACTCGGTGGCCGCCGCGTCGAGGTCGAAGACGCGCGCGAGCGCGGTCAGCACCTGCGCGGACGGGTGACGGTCGCGCCCCTGCTCGAGCCGCAGGTAGTAGTCGGCGCTGATCCCCGCGAGCGTCGCGACCTCCTCACGGCGGAGTCCCGGCGTGCGGCGGACGCCCGTGACCCGGAGGCCGACGGAGGCCGGGTCGACGAGCTCGCGCCGGGCGCGGAGGTACTCGCCGAGGGAGTTCGGTTCAGAGCGGGAGGTGGCCACAGCGCGAGTCTAAGAGGACGCGGCGCGAGCATCCAGGTCCTCCCATCCCCAGGATCATCGCGGTACTGCCTGGCGTGCCCGCGACGCCGGAGAGTGGATGCCATGACAGACATCGACACCACTCGCGCCGCCCTCCCCGGCGGCACCTACCGCACCGGCGACCTCGACCTCACCCGCTTCGGCTACGGCGCCATGCAGCTCGCCGGCCCGGGCGTGTTCGGCCCGCCGGCCGACCGTGACGGAGCCATCGCGGTGCTCCGCGGGGCCGTGGAGGCGGGCATCACGCACATCGACACGGCCGAGTTCTACGGCCCCCACGTGACCAATGAGCTCATCCGCGAGGCGCTGGCGCCGTATCCCGACAGCCTCCACATCGTCACGAAGGTCGGGGCGGAGCGGGATACGGAGGGGAACTGGCCGCACGCGCGCTCGCCGCAGCAGCTGCGCGATCAGGTGCACCAGAACCTGCGCTCGCTCGGGCTCGAGACGCTGGACGTCGTCAACCTGCGCGTCGGCGGCTTCGACCGTCCGGAGCCCGGTTCGCTCGCCGAGCAGTTCGGCGCCCTCGCCGACCTGCAGCGGGAGGGGCTCATCCGGCACCTGGGGCTCAGCACGGTGAGCGCGGAGCAGCTGGCGGAGGCGCAGGCCATCGCGCCGGTCGTCACCGTGCAGAACTTCTACAACATCGCCAACCGGGAGGACGACGCGCTGGTCGACCAGACCGCGCGCGAGGGGATCGCGTACGTGCCATACTTCCCGCTCGGCGGCTTCACGCCGCTGCAGTCCGACACGCTCGCATCGGTCGCCGGGCGGCTCAGCGCGACGCCGCTCGCCGTCGCGCTGGCGTGGCTGCTGCACCGCTCGCCGAACATCCTGCTGATCCCGGGCACGTCGTCGGTAGCGCACCTGCGCGACAACATCGCGGGTGCTGGGCTGCAGCTGCCGCAGGACGTCATCGCCGAGTTGGACGCGGTCGGCTGACCACCCGGGGGATGTGCTCGCGCCATCTTCAGCGCCCCATTGCTTCGAATGCGAAATCGTATATCATTGGCGGATCGGAGCGCCGCTCCGGGACAACGATGTCGCAGCACTGGGAGTACACAACGATGAGCACATCCCCCTTCACGCCAACGGGCAGCATCCGCTCGCAGACGGATCGCCGCCGGGTCGTCTTCGCCACCGTCATCGGAACGACGGTCGAATGGTACGACTTCTTCATCTATGCCTCCGCGGCCGGCCTCGTCTTCGGCCAGCTGTTCTTCGCGCCTGCCGGGCCGCAGTTCGCCACGGTGCTGTCGTTCCTGACGGTCGGGGTGAGCTTCCTGTTCCGTCCGCTGGGCGCGTTCCTCGCCGGACACTTCGGCGACCGGTACGGCCGTCGCCAGGTGCTGGTCGTCACCCTGATCCTGATGGGGCTCGCCACCGCCCTTGTCGGCCTGCTGCCGACGTACGAGGCGATCGGCATCGCGGCGCCCATCTTCCTGGTGCTGCTGCGCGTGCTGCAGGGCATCTCGGCCGGCGGCGAGTGGGGCGGCGCCGTCCTGATGGCGGTCGAGCATGCGCCGACCGCCCGGCGCGGCCTGTTCGGCGCGTCGCCGCAGATCGGCGTGCCGCTCGGCCTGCTGCTCGCCTCGGGTGCGATGGCCCTGATGACGGTCATCGCCCCCGGTGACGCGTTCCTCGCCTGGGGTTGGCGGGTGCCGTTCCTGTTCTCCGTGGTGCTCATCGCGATCGGATACTGGGTGCGGCGCCGCGTCGAGGAGAGCCCCGTCTTCACCGAGATCGCGGAGCGCCGCGAGCGCACCCGGATGCCGATCGTGAAGGTGTTCCGCAAGCACGCGCTGCTCGTGGTCGTCGCCGCCCTGGTCTTCGCCGGCAACAATGCGGTGGGTTACATGACGACCGGGGGATACATCCAGAACTACTCGACCGACCCCGAGGGGCCGCTGAAGCTCGAGCGCGGCCCCGTGCTGTGGGCGGTCGCGGCCTCCGCCGTGACCTGGCTGGCCGCCACCTGGTTCGCAGGCTGGCTGAGCGACCGCATCGGCCGCCGCACCACCTACATCATCGGGTGGATCCTGCAGCTGGTCGGCGTGTTCGCGCTCTTCCCGCTGGTCAACACGGCGAACGTCGGCCTGCTGTTCGTCGGTCTCGCCATCCTCACGATCGGGCTCGGGTTCACGTACGGACCGCAGGCGGCGCTGTACTCGGAGCTGTTCCCGGCATCCATCCGCTTCTCGGGCGTCTCCATCTCGTACGCGATCGGGGCCATCCTGGGCGGGGCGTTCGCCCCGACGATCGCGACCGCGCTGGTGCAGGCGACCGGGAGCACGCTGTCGGTCACCTGGTACCTCGCCGGCATGACGCTCCTCGGTCTCATCGCGACGCTGCTGCTGCGCGATCGCACGGGCATCCCGCTCGGTCCCGACCACGAGGCGGAGCAGGCGGCGAGCCCGATCCGCGGCGTCGGCCGCCGCGCCGAGGCGCCGGAGCCCGTGCGCAACTGACGCGCCCCCTCGTCTCGCCCATCGGGCCTAAGATTTGCGCCAAATCTCGGTTTTGAGCGCCCCAAAACCGAGATTTGCGCCAAATCGTGACGCGGGGTGTCCTGGGAGGGGTGAGATTCGTGCCGAATGTGCGGAATGGCGCGCTGAAAGCGCACATTCGGCACGAATGTCGTGGGGTTAGCCCGCGACGAAGTGGATGAGGTGGTGCGCCACCGCCTCGCCCGACACGTCGTGCGTCTGGCCGGCCACGATCGCGAACTCGCCGTCCTGAGCGGCCGCGGCCACGCCCTCCGCACCGAAGCGCAGGAAGCCGGGGCTCTGCTCGCCCGCGAGGCCGAGCACCGGCACGCTGATCGCCTGCAGCAGGTCGTCCGGGATGCGGCTGTCGCCCATCGCGGCATCGTCGTACGCGAGGGTGGGGGCGAGCGCCAGCGTGCTCTCCCACCCGGGCGAACGGCGCATCCCCTCGATTCCGGCATCCGGCACGCCGACGCGCCGGAGGAACAGCTCGACGGCGCCGGCGCGGTCGTCCGCCGCGAGCGCCTCCGCGAGCTCGCTCGTGTAGGCGGTCGCCGAGGAGAGCATCGGGTCGGGCAGGTACGGCGGCTCGTAGACGGCGACGCGCGGGATGCGGTCCGGACCGAGGGCTGCGGCGGCGGCCAGGGCGAGGGCGCCACCCGACGACATGCCGAACAGCGTCGCCGAGCCGCCCGCAGCATCCACGAGGGCGGCGATGTCCTCGATCTCGCGCGCGACCGCGTCGGCTCGTGCGGACGGATCGCCCAGCCGGTCGCTGCTCTCGCCGCGCCCGCGGCGGTCGTAGAGGACGACCGTCAGCCGGGCGCGGAGGGCGGCGGCGATCGGGCGCATCGGCCCGGCATCCCGGAAGCACATCGCGCCGTCGACCAGGATCACGGCGGGGCCTGTGCCGTCGATCTCGTATGCGATCGTGCTGCCGTCGGCGGAGGCGAGGGTGCTCATGGTGTGCAGCGTATCCCCTGCGCTCAACCGGACGGGCTCAGCGCCCCTGTCGCCGCCGCACGCCGAACCCGATCAGCACCGCTCCGCCGATCGCCACGAGCACGCCGGCGCCGCGCACGAGCCACTGCGTCTCACCGGTCAGCGCATCCACCAGCAGCGGACCCGCGAGCCCGATGACGACGAGCGCGACTCCCAGGATGAAGAACCAGGGGGAACCGTTCGTCCGCTCGACCATGCTCCGAGCCTATCCGGGCGCGGATGGTTCGGTCACGGCCGAGCGGACGGCGGTTTACGGCAGGTAGTACGTCGGGTTCGGCAGCTTGACGGTCCGGTCGGCGTAGCCGCCGATCAGGTCGCTGTACTGGTCGCCGAAGTTCGCGACGATGTCGTAGCGGCCGCCGGAGGGCGACTCGATGTGCGCCCGCGTCTGCGACTTGTACTCGATGGTGGTGCACTTGGCCGTCGCGCAGGTGATGTACGACGGCTGCTGCGAGGCGCCGACGCCCGTCCACTTCGTGTAGAAGTTCTGCGCGGTGAAGCCGGTGTAGCCGACCTTCGCGAGGTTGCCGAGCGTCGCCGCCTTCTGGTCGTCGTTGCGGCCGGTGAGGCCGATCAGGGTGCACCCGGCCTTCTGGGCGACGGCCGCCAGGGTCGTCATGTGCGGCGTGGCCGGGAAGCGCTGCTGCTGGACCCACACATCCTGCTCGGCCGGGTTGAACTGGAAGTGCATGTCCGCGACCTCCATGTCGTACGTCCAGAGCGTGGTGTCGTCCGTGTCGAGCACGATCGCCGGGTTCTTGTGCAGCTTCTTCTCGACGAAACAGGTCGCGGCCAGCACCGGCGCCTGGCGGAGCACGATGGAGCGGAGCTCACGGATGTAGGGCGAGTCGGTCTTGTTCGCGATGCCCGTGCCCGGGTCGCCGTAGTACGTGGCGATGGTCTTCTTGACGGAGTCGATGTTCGGGATGCCCTCGCCGCCCTCCGTGGCCCCGCTCGAGCCGTCGGGCGCCATGGTGAAGTGAGTGCGCGGGGCGAGCTGCGGCTCGGAGACGCCGGGCAGGTCCGCCGACGGCAGGTAGTAGGTCGGGTTCGGGAGCTTCAGCGCCTCCTCCGCGTAGCCGCCCTGGAGGTCCGACCACTGGTCGCCGATGTTGAGGGTGATCGTGTAGCCGAGGTCCTGGATGTGCTTCCGCGTCAGCGCCTTGTACTCGACGGTCGTGCAGCTGGCCGCCGCGCACGTGAGGTACGAGGGCTGCTGGGAGGCGCCGGTGCCGGTCCACTTCGTATAGAACCGGTCGGCCGTGAACGCGGTGTACCCGACCTTGTCGAGATTGCCGAGGGTGGCGGCC
Proteins encoded in this window:
- a CDS encoding alpha/beta hydrolase produces the protein MSTLASADGSTIAYEIDGTGPAVILVDGAMCFRDAGPMRPIAAALRARLTVVLYDRRGRGESSDRLGDPSARADAVAREIEDIAALVDAAGGSATLFGMSSGGALALAAAAALGPDRIPRVAVYEPPYLPDPMLSSATAYTSELAEALAADDRAGAVELFLRRVGVPDAGIEGMRRSPGWESTLALAPTLAYDDAAMGDSRIPDDLLQAISVPVLGLAGEQSPGFLRFGAEGVAAAAQDGEFAIVAGQTHDVSGEAVAHHLIHFVAG
- a CDS encoding HAD family acid phosphatase; this encodes MSDSLHSPSRFRRVFVGAASALVLALGVGLADAPAALAWDPGPGNGHGHGDAALAPRTSFTMSPDGSSGATQGGEGIPNIDSVKKTIATYYGDPGTGIANKTDSPYIRELGGILGREKAELKAEYDRAVQQGQKPAIVFDADDTTLWTYDMEVADMHFQFNPAEQDVWVQGQRFPATPGMVDFVNQAAALGYTVFGLTGRNDNQKAATLGNLDKVGYTAFTADRFYTKWTGTGASQQPSYLTCAAASCTTVEYKALTRKHIQDLGYTITLNIGDQWSDLQGGYAEEALKLPNPTYYLPSADLPGVSEPQLAPRTHFTMAPDGSSGATEGGEGIPNIDSVKKTIATYYGDPGTGIANKTDSPYIRELRSIVLRQAPVLAATCFVEKKLHKNPAIVLDTDDTTLWTYDMEVADMHFQFNPAEQDVWVQQQRFPATPHMTTLAAVAQKAGCTLIGLTGRNDDQKAATLGNLAKVGYTGFTAQNFYTKWTGVGASQQPSYITCATAKCTTIEYKSQTRAHIESPSGGRYDIVANFGDQYSDLIGGYADRTVKLPNPTYYLP
- a CDS encoding oxidoreductase, whose product is MTDIDTTRAALPGGTYRTGDLDLTRFGYGAMQLAGPGVFGPPADRDGAIAVLRGAVEAGITHIDTAEFYGPHVTNELIREALAPYPDSLHIVTKVGAERDTEGNWPHARSPQQLRDQVHQNLRSLGLETLDVVNLRVGGFDRPEPGSLAEQFGALADLQREGLIRHLGLSTVSAEQLAEAQAIAPVVTVQNFYNIANREDDALVDQTAREGIAYVPYFPLGGFTPLQSDTLASVAGRLSATPLAVALAWLLHRSPNILLIPGTSSVAHLRDNIAGAGLQLPQDVIAELDAVG
- a CDS encoding MFS transporter yields the protein MSTSPFTPTGSIRSQTDRRRVVFATVIGTTVEWYDFFIYASAAGLVFGQLFFAPAGPQFATVLSFLTVGVSFLFRPLGAFLAGHFGDRYGRRQVLVVTLILMGLATALVGLLPTYEAIGIAAPIFLVLLRVLQGISAGGEWGGAVLMAVEHAPTARRGLFGASPQIGVPLGLLLASGAMALMTVIAPGDAFLAWGWRVPFLFSVVLIAIGYWVRRRVEESPVFTEIAERRERTRMPIVKVFRKHALLVVVAALVFAGNNAVGYMTTGGYIQNYSTDPEGPLKLERGPVLWAVAASAVTWLAATWFAGWLSDRIGRRTTYIIGWILQLVGVFALFPLVNTANVGLLFVGLAILTIGLGFTYGPQAALYSELFPASIRFSGVSISYAIGAILGGAFAPTIATALVQATGSTLSVTWYLAGMTLLGLIATLLLRDRTGIPLGPDHEAEQAASPIRGVGRRAEAPEPVRN
- a CDS encoding helix-turn-helix transcriptional regulator, whose amino-acid sequence is MATSRSEPNSLGEYLRARRELVDPASVGLRVTGVRRTPGLRREEVATLAGISADYYLRLEQGRDRHPSAQVLTALARVFDLDAAATEYLLSLGEPLPGRVRRAARRTVPKGILQLLEVIELPAFVEDRMFDVLAANPLATALSPSIRPGANRLRSLFLDEDERALYPDWEQATAGLIASFRASIGSDVDDPRIAQLVGELSLGSEHFRKLWARHDVRGLGGGAARLDHPRLGMLELSRQKLPIGDSDGQLLVIYHAEAGSASAAALRELRATTSAASAATPAEASPARSSRRAH
- a CDS encoding DUF4062 domain-containing protein gives rise to the protein MNGAPRVIRTPDQRLRVFVSSTLKELAPERRAARAAIERLHLAPVMFELGARPHPPRELYRAYLDQSDVFVGLYWERYGWVAPDEQVSGLEDEYNLCPPQLPRLIYIKDPAPGREPRLTELLDRIRADDRASFKYIESAQELQVLLEADLATLLAERFELSRLATSPPHPVASTAPSATPALPSPLTRLIGRAADVEAVRAMLGGGARLVTITGPGGMGKSRLAIATASDPGDRFPDGAVFVDISPAHDAAGVVGALAQALGVRDTGDAPLVDKVTTALRDRRVLLVLDNFEQALPAAPVVTSLLAAAPGVSAIVTSRSLLRVGGERRYELDPLPPDDAMTLFVERAHAVRPDFEVTTSNRGDVDRICSALDGVPLALELAAARVRVLPPAELARRLDHRLPLLVGGARDLPERQKTLRATIDWSAQLLDPPERALLAKLGVFSASFSLEAAESVAQAVSADGRTPDVLSALAVLVDNSLVRQHEDTAAARFSVLAVVREYGLEQLEREGTLADVRDAHAAFFLGLGDRADAGLEGAAQHDWVVRLGADTGNLRAAVRHLLDRRDWARAAHLAWALYVYWWVAGLLGEVRGWMDEVLAADDQLDDRTRAIALYFTQAITFWQDPGGTVAASLTESAGLFRSSDDPDGEALALISFALAVLASPQPDPAAADDAMDTSLRLFRDAGDRWGQAMALVMLGRVALLRERVDAALGHFEESLALAHDNGDELGVTIAQHHRGWARLLLGDAAGATSDFSACLALSSRLGHVEGIAYGLEGMVAVAALSGDVRRAGRLLGASRSLRERTGLYNAPAFSFHQLFVDRMLAADSPAEAGASVADAFDAAVAEGRSLPADRAVAEAEGHDS